The Amblyomma americanum isolate KBUSLIRL-KWMA chromosome 6, ASM5285725v1, whole genome shotgun sequence genome has a window encoding:
- the LOC144093722 gene encoding BOS complex subunit TMEM147 isoform X2: protein MTLFHFGNCVALAYVPYLLTYKYSGLSEYGAFWKCVQAAAMYIVMQLCKMLILATFFPPGDVSSVGGFDVLGEFLKATVDLADLVGLHLVMTKVAGKGETKFLVAGLGWASAELLMTRFVPLWVGARGMEFDWRYVQLSFDSNISLVNHISTATLVWLWNRHDLRKVHLPVVTVLLAITCYRSLLIELMVQTLAFGPWLVLAVKLMAAISVGLSALHIYLSLTQSMNSY from the exons ATGACGTTGTTTCACTTCGGGAACTGCGTCGCCCTGGCATACGTGCCGTACCTACTCACCTACAAGTACTCGGGGTT aTCTGAATACGGAGCATTCTGGAAATGTGTTCAGGCTGCAGCAATGTATATTGTCATGCAGCTGTGCAAAATGTTGATCTTGGCGACGTTTTTTCCGCCTGGTGACGTCTCCTCAGTTGGAGGTTTTGATGTGCTCGGC GAGTTTCTCAAAGCCACTGTTGACCTGGCCGACCTTGTGGGGCTACACCTGGTGATGACCAAGGTGGCTGGCAAGGGCGAAACGAAATTCCTTGTTGCTGGTCTGGGGTGGGCCAGTGCAGAGCTGCTCATGACACGCTTCGTTCCTCTCTGGGTTGGTGCTCGGGGCATGGAGTTTGACTGGCGCTACGTGCAGCTGAGCTTTGACTCCAACATTTCATTG GTGAACCACATCAGCACGGCCACGCTGGTTTGGCTGTGGAACCGCCATGACTTGCGGAAAGTGCACCTCCCTGTGGTCACAGTGCTGCTTGCCATCACCTGCTACCGGTCACTGCTTATAGA gttgATGGTCCAGACCTTGGCATTTGGTCCCTGGCTTGTGTTGGCCGTAAAACTGATGGCAGCCATCAGTGTCGGTCTGTCTGCCTTGCATATCTATCTAAGCCTCACACAAAGCATGAACTCATATTGA
- the LOC144093722 gene encoding BOS complex subunit TMEM147 isoform X1, producing the protein MTLFHFGNCVALAYVPYLLTYKYSGLSEYGAFWKCVQAAAMYIVMQLCKMLILATFFPPGDVSSVGGFDVLGVPFRMDVEFLKATVDLADLVGLHLVMTKVAGKGETKFLVAGLGWASAELLMTRFVPLWVGARGMEFDWRYVQLSFDSNISLVNHISTATLVWLWNRHDLRKVHLPVVTVLLAITCYRSLLIELMVQTLAFGPWLVLAVKLMAAISVGLSALHIYLSLTQSMNSY; encoded by the exons ATGACGTTGTTTCACTTCGGGAACTGCGTCGCCCTGGCATACGTGCCGTACCTACTCACCTACAAGTACTCGGGGTT aTCTGAATACGGAGCATTCTGGAAATGTGTTCAGGCTGCAGCAATGTATATTGTCATGCAGCTGTGCAAAATGTTGATCTTGGCGACGTTTTTTCCGCCTGGTGACGTCTCCTCAGTTGGAGGTTTTGATGTGCTCGGC GTACCTTTTCGAATGGATGTG GAGTTTCTCAAAGCCACTGTTGACCTGGCCGACCTTGTGGGGCTACACCTGGTGATGACCAAGGTGGCTGGCAAGGGCGAAACGAAATTCCTTGTTGCTGGTCTGGGGTGGGCCAGTGCAGAGCTGCTCATGACACGCTTCGTTCCTCTCTGGGTTGGTGCTCGGGGCATGGAGTTTGACTGGCGCTACGTGCAGCTGAGCTTTGACTCCAACATTTCATTG GTGAACCACATCAGCACGGCCACGCTGGTTTGGCTGTGGAACCGCCATGACTTGCGGAAAGTGCACCTCCCTGTGGTCACAGTGCTGCTTGCCATCACCTGCTACCGGTCACTGCTTATAGA gttgATGGTCCAGACCTTGGCATTTGGTCCCTGGCTTGTGTTGGCCGTAAAACTGATGGCAGCCATCAGTGTCGGTCTGTCTGCCTTGCATATCTATCTAAGCCTCACACAAAGCATGAACTCATATTGA